From one Candidatus Brocadiaceae bacterium genomic stretch:
- a CDS encoding type II secretion system F family protein, protein MPAYVYTAVNRTGERRSGTVSSPGRREAIERLLAGGWHVVELREEGRKEARVTGGVRLRRGVLRLAPLCRQLATLCASGVPLIRSMEVLIEQADDDRSRRVLCAILDSVKAGRSLSDALSDYPELFPDVMVSMVRVGEAGGALDEVLARLADLFERQDEIRGEVTAAMAYPALVLLLGVASAVVLIVFVVPRLEVMFEGIGTRLPVPTRILCWLSDFVARLWWAILAGLAAGAFAVRVIRRRPGFRRAWDGMKLRLPVLGRLTRHVAIGRFARFLGVLVHADVPMVESLRVVRQAVGNAVMAEAVGKVAQQVQEGDSLAGLMKSTGVFPPLSVQMVAVGEETGRLDQMLMRVAETHDREATALTRVMTSLLAPALILVVAAIVAFLIVALVLPIFKMSAALR, encoded by the coding sequence ATGCCGGCGTATGTGTATACAGCCGTGAACCGCACCGGGGAGCGCCGTTCCGGCACGGTGTCCTCGCCGGGCCGGCGGGAGGCGATCGAGCGGCTTCTGGCCGGCGGCTGGCACGTGGTGGAACTGCGCGAGGAGGGCCGCAAAGAGGCCCGCGTCACGGGCGGCGTCCGCCTGCGGCGCGGCGTGCTGCGTCTGGCGCCGCTCTGCCGCCAGTTGGCGACGCTCTGCGCGTCCGGCGTGCCCCTGATCCGCAGCATGGAGGTCCTGATCGAGCAGGCGGACGACGACCGCTCACGGCGGGTGCTGTGCGCCATCCTCGACTCGGTCAAGGCCGGGCGCAGCCTCAGCGATGCCCTGTCGGACTACCCGGAGCTGTTCCCCGACGTCATGGTCAGCATGGTGCGGGTGGGCGAGGCGGGGGGCGCGCTGGACGAGGTGCTCGCGCGGCTGGCCGACCTCTTTGAGCGGCAGGACGAGATCCGAGGCGAGGTGACGGCCGCCATGGCGTACCCGGCGCTGGTGCTGCTGCTGGGGGTGGCTTCGGCCGTCGTCCTGATCGTCTTCGTCGTCCCCCGACTCGAGGTTATGTTCGAGGGCATCGGGACGCGGCTTCCCGTGCCGACGCGGATCCTCTGCTGGCTGTCCGACTTCGTGGCCCGCCTCTGGTGGGCAATCCTGGCCGGGCTGGCGGCCGGCGCCTTCGCGGTGCGCGTGATCCGCAGACGACCCGGGTTCCGGCGTGCGTGGGACGGGATGAAGCTGCGGCTCCCAGTGCTCGGACGCCTGACGCGCCACGTGGCGATCGGCCGGTTCGCGCGGTTCCTGGGCGTGCTGGTCCATGCGGACGTCCCCATGGTCGAGTCGCTGCGGGTTGTGCGGCAGGCGGTGGGGAACGCCGTCATGGCCGAGGCCGTGGGGAAGGTGGCACAGCAGGTGCAGGAGGGCGACTCCCTGGCCGGCCTGATGAAGTCGACGGGCGTCTTCCCGCCGCTGTCCGTTCAGATGGTGGCCGTCGGCGAGGAGACGGGCCGGCTGGACCAGATGCTCATGCGGGTGGCCGAGACGCACGACCGCGAGGCCACCGCGCTGACCAGGGTGATGACCTCGTTGCTGGCACCGGCCCTCATCCTGGTCGTGGCGGCGATTGTTGCCTTCCTCATCGTGGCCCTGGTGCTGCCGATCTTCAAGATGAGCGCAGCGCTCCGTTAA